The proteins below are encoded in one region of Triticum aestivum cultivar Chinese Spring chromosome 1B, IWGSC CS RefSeq v2.1, whole genome shotgun sequence:
- the LOC123148637 gene encoding uncharacterized protein gives MAALRLALRRFCDRALGRSAGIYELKAAKEFPDIDPGHLKAARKFPKLRVKDADATALNVFKILRDSPVDGHKDVTLREVRMTLRTLAEIQEEEE, from the exons ATGGCGGCGCTCCGGCTAGCGTTGAGGAGGTTTTGCGACCGTGCGCTCGGGAGATCAGCG GGCATTTACGAGCTCAAGGCTGCCAAGGAATTCCCCGACATTGATCCTGGGCATCTCAAGGCTGCCAGGAAATTCCCCAAACTTCGTGTCAAGGATGCCGATGCTACGGCTCTGAATGTCTTCAAGATTCTCCGGGACAGTCCAGTCGATGGTCATAAAGATGTAACCCTTCGTGAAGTGCGCATGACTCTGAGGACCTTGGCTGAGATTcaggaagaagaagaatga